The DNA sequence CCAGGGCGGCGGTTTCCCGCTCCCGCTGCGCCTCGAGCTGGTCCTGGTCGAGGCGGGCGACGACCATTCCCTTCTGGACCACGTCCCCTTCGTCCACGTTCCGCTCCAGCAGCCGGCCCGAGGTCTTGAAGGCGATCTGGACTTCGGTCAGCTCGATGTTCCCGGAGACCTCGATCCGGTTCGGGGCCTCGTCGCCCGTCCGGGTGAGCAGATAGACGGCGGCGCCGGCGGCGGCCAGCGCGACGATGATGACGGGGATTCGTTTTTTCATTTCGGGTTCTCCGGTGCAATCGCTGCCCGCGGCCGCGGTGCGGCTACGGCAGCCGCTGCCTCACCCTGCCCATCGCCTGTTCCAGGTCGATGCGCGCGAGGTTGTAATTATACAGTGCCTGGATCTGGTTGTCCCGGGCCCGTTCGAGCCGTGTCTGCGCATCGGTCACCTCGAGCCCGAAAGACACGCCGGCCGCGTAACGCCGCCGGGCCTGCGCCAGCTCGTTTTCCGCCAGGCGCAGCCCCTCGCCGGAGACCTCGATCTGCTCCCGGGCCGAATGGAGCGCGTCGAGCGCCAGCCGGACGTCCAGCTCGATCTGCTTTTCGAGGTCCTCGGTCCGCGCCTTCTCGGCGCGGTGCAGCGAGGCGGATTCGGCCCGCCGGGCGTCCATGCGCCCGCCGTCGAAGATGGGGAGCCGGAGGGAGATGCCGTACGCGCGGGTCGGCAGCGCGTCGTCGAAGCCCCCGCCGATGGTGCCGTAGTCGCCGAAAAAGGAGAGCGAGGGGAGGCGTTCCATTTTGACGGCGCTCGAGGCCAGCCGGGCGCTTCGCTCGCGCTCCCGCTGCGCCGCGAGATCCGGCCGTCCGGCCAGCGCCAGGGCGGCGGCGCTCTCGAGCGTGGCCGGGTCCGCGGGGACGTATCCCAGGCGGTCGGTCAGTTCGAGCGCGACCTCGAGTTCGAGGTTCATGGCGCGCAGCAGTTCCATATGGGCGCGGCGCCGCGCGGTCTGGGCTACCAGCAGCCGCTGCCGGTCGTTGGCCAGCTGCACGCGGGCGCGGGTGATTTCGATGCCGGTGGAGGTACCCGCGGCTTTCTGGTTTTCGGCCAGGTCCAGCACCCCCTCGGAAAGGGTGACGTTGGCGCCGGCCGCCTCCAGGTCCGCATCGGCCCGGATGGCCGAGAGATAGGCGCGGGCGACGCGCGCGGCGACCTCCTCCTCGGCGCTTTCCATCTCCTTGCGCGCCGCCGAAACGGCGGCCCGCGAGGACTGGAACCGGCGGATGGAGCCGAAATCGAAGAGGGTCTGGGAGCCGGAAAGCCGGGCGTCCATGACGTTGTAAGGACCCACGAGGGCCGGGAAGGAGAAGGCGGAGCCCTCGATGACGGGGATGTGGAACCTCAGCCCGTTCGCCCGGAGGTTGACGGTCTGGTCGCGGTAATTGAGCGACGAGGAGACCTGGGGCAGCAGTTCGGCGCGGGCCTGGGCCGAACGGGCGCCCGCCTGGCGGAGCCCTTCCCGGGCCAGCCGGACCCGTACGTTGCCTTCCGGGGCCAGGGCGATGTCGACCGCCCGGCGGAGACTCAGGGGAAGCGCCTGCCCCCCGGTTCCCTCCTGGGCGGCGCCTGCGGCCGGCAGGAGCGCGGCCAGCAGAATCCATAGTGCTTTCATGATTTCACCTCGGTATGGTTCATGATGCCGGATTGGGACTCCCATGCTGCAAATGATTAAAGCACAGGGAGGGGGGGATCCGGAAAAATTTCCAAAGGAATTCCTCCCCCGGGGCTGCTAGACTGGTAAGCCATGAAAATTCCCGTCGCCCTCACCGTCGCCGGCTCCGACCCCTCGGGGGGGGCCGGGATCCAGGCCGATCTGAAGACCTTTCACCAGCGGGGGGTTTACGGGACGGCGGTCCTGACCCTCCTGACGGTCCAGAACACGAAGAGCGTCGACTCCGTGGAGGTCCTGTCCCC is a window from the Acidobacteriota bacterium genome containing:
- a CDS encoding TolC family protein is translated as MKALWILLAALLPAAGAAQEGTGGQALPLSLRRAVDIALAPEGNVRVRLAREGLRQAGARSAQARAELLPQVSSSLNYRDQTVNLRANGLRFHIPVIEGSAFSFPALVGPYNVMDARLSGSQTLFDFGSIRRFQSSRAAVSAARKEMESAEEEVAARVARAYLSAIRADADLEAAGANVTLSEGVLDLAENQKAAGTSTGIEITRARVQLANDRQRLLVAQTARRRAHMELLRAMNLELEVALELTDRLGYVPADPATLESAAALALAGRPDLAAQRERERSARLASSAVKMERLPSLSFFGDYGTIGGGFDDALPTRAYGISLRLPIFDGGRMDARRAESASLHRAEKARTEDLEKQIELDVRLALDALHSAREQIEVSGEGLRLAENELAQARRRYAAGVSFGLEVTDAQTRLERARDNQIQALYNYNLARIDLEQAMGRVRQRLP